A window of Chengkuizengella sediminis contains these coding sequences:
- the yhbH gene encoding sporulation protein YhbH, giving the protein MSSSFIVSREDWSLHRKGYQDQTRHQEKVKEAIKQNLPDLITDESIILSNGKKIIKVPIKSLDEYKFRFNYNKNKHVGQGDGESKVGDVLGQEPSPSGAGKGEGAGNQPGEDYFEVEIDMEELETMLFSQLELPYLKQKEKDLLKVTDIEFNDIRKKGIMSNIDKKRTILQNLKRNASTGHPGIHGISPDDLRFKTWDEITKPQSNALIMAIMDTSGSMGSFEKYIARSFFFWMTRFLRKKYENVEIIFIAHHTEAKEVTEEEFFTKGESGGTICSSAYKKALEIIESRYSPQNYNIYPIHFSDGDNLTSDNERCTKLISQLLEKSNMFGYGEVNQYNRSSTLMSAYRNIKHPTFRHCIIREKGEVFKALKNFFSKPEVG; this is encoded by the coding sequence TTGAGTTCATCGTTTATCGTTTCCAGAGAAGATTGGTCATTACACCGTAAAGGGTATCAAGATCAAACCAGACACCAGGAAAAAGTAAAAGAAGCTATAAAACAAAACCTGCCTGATCTCATTACAGATGAAAGCATCATTTTATCTAATGGAAAAAAAATCATTAAAGTGCCTATCAAAAGTTTAGATGAGTATAAATTTCGTTTTAATTACAATAAAAATAAACATGTTGGTCAAGGGGATGGAGAAAGTAAAGTAGGAGATGTCTTAGGTCAGGAACCATCTCCATCCGGTGCTGGTAAAGGAGAGGGCGCTGGCAATCAGCCAGGGGAGGATTATTTCGAGGTTGAGATTGATATGGAAGAACTTGAAACGATGCTCTTTAGTCAACTTGAACTACCTTATTTGAAACAAAAAGAAAAAGACTTATTAAAAGTCACAGATATTGAATTTAATGATATACGTAAAAAAGGCATTATGTCGAATATAGATAAAAAAAGAACCATTTTACAAAATTTAAAACGAAATGCGTCTACAGGTCATCCGGGTATTCACGGTATTTCTCCTGATGATCTACGTTTTAAAACATGGGATGAAATCACAAAACCACAGTCCAATGCTTTAATCATGGCGATCATGGATACATCTGGATCAATGGGGAGTTTTGAAAAATATATTGCACGCAGCTTTTTCTTCTGGATGACTCGCTTTTTAAGGAAAAAATATGAAAATGTTGAAATTATCTTTATAGCACATCACACAGAAGCTAAGGAAGTTACAGAAGAGGAATTTTTTACAAAAGGTGAAAGTGGAGGTACGATCTGTTCTTCAGCTTATAAAAAAGCACTAGAAATCATTGAGTCTAGGTATTCACCTCAAAATTACAATATATACCCTATTCATTTTTCCGATGGAGACAATTTAACTTCAGATAATGAAAGATGTACAAAATTAATAAGCCAATTGCTAGAAAAAAGCAACATGTTTGGTTATGGTGAAGTAAATCAATACAATCGAAGCAGCACATTGATGTCAGCATATCGGAATATAAAACATCCTACTTTCCGCCATTGTA